The Sulfitobacter pacificus genomic sequence GGATGTATTTGCTTCATCATGGCAGGGGGGCGAAGCAGCTTTTGAAATTCAGCTGGCAACGACACAATTGCCAACCATCACCCGTCGCGAAGATTTTTATGTGCAAAACGAAATCCGGCTGTGTTGGGTCGTCTCCGGCGATGTCGGTCAGCTAGACCGCCGGGCATTTAAGGACATCTATTTTCGCAACGATGGACAAATTCTCTCCGTTGATGCTGAAGTGCTTACAGCAGCCAAGGCAGCTGGCGCACCTCGATTTAGGCTGATGAGATTATTGCCCGGTGCCGTCCATGACGGCTTCACTCCTATTTGGCGGGAGCGGATTGTTGCTCCAGATGACATCGATTGGGGTCGACAGGGTGATCGACCCAAGTCAGTTAGAGGCAGCTATGACAATTATCTCGACAGCCTGATTGAGCGCGACGAGGAACTCAAGCGGTCTCGCGAACATATATATGCTGCTCTAACCGAATGTGATCATGAACAGGTTGGCCGTCTTTGGGATGAAATCGTTGCGATTGTCGGCGGCGCGCCCTGGAGTGCGCTCGGAGACCCCTATGACACAGTACGTTCTTTTGGCGTGCTGGCGACTGTGCGCCGAAACGAGATTACCGTTCAAACAAAGATCGATCTTGCCAATCTGCCCCACCTCGTGAATTCGTTATTGTTGGAACCTAAAGGGCGTCGTATCTGGTCGAATGCGTTCAAGACACTAGCGGCGGCACATAAATTAGAACTCCTAAAAGCACCGTCAGTAGCTAAAAAGCTTGAACGTAATCTTGCA encodes the following:
- a CDS encoding DUF6035 family protein, which gives rise to MSSDRLSIEAIFVPGFGEPVHAETYLQALSETEWTELRAEATRSRRSGNPVLLCGDCRGSVYGRESTAGRRHCYHFGTDVKDCRWATANAANFRSIDASKFKGNQEGERHKALKAMICEILSFDVDAADAGIIPERYTKGTDGEYAFPDVFASSWQGGEAAFEIQLATTQLPTITRREDFYVQNEIRLCWVVSGDVGQLDRRAFKDIYFRNDGQILSVDAEVLTAAKAAGAPRFRLMRLLPGAVHDGFTPIWRERIVAPDDIDWGRQGDRPKSVRGSYDNYLDSLIERDEELKRSREHIYAALTECDHEQVGRLWDEIVAIVGGAPWSALGDPYDTVRSFGVLATVRRNEITVQTKIDLANLPHLVNSLLLEPKGRRIWSNAFKTLAAAHKLELLKAPSVAKKLERNLAGLHGQSTIENMAGRAFDVLFPEGAFQRLRLTEP